In the Sinomonas cyclohexanicum genome, GCTGGAACGTCATCAAGGTCGTGTGGGGCCGCGAGTGGGACTCGCTGCTCGCGCGCGATGACAACAACCAGCTCGTCAAGATCATGAACGAGACCCCGGACGGCGACTACCAGACCTACAAGGCCGAGAACGGTGCCTTTGTCCGCGACCACTTCTTCGGCAAGACGCCGGAGACGAAGGAGCTCGTCGCGGACCTGACCGACGAGCAGATCTGGAACCTCAAGCGCGGCGGCCACGACTACCACAAGGTGTACGCCGCCTACCGCGCCGCCGTGGAGCACAAGGGCCAGCCCACCGTGATCCTCGCCAAGACCGTGAAGGGCTACGGCCTGGGACCGCACTTCGAGGGCCGCAACGCGACCCACCAGATGAAGAAGCTCACGCTCGAGGACCTCAAGGACTTCCGCGACTACCTCCGCATCCCGATCACAGACGAGCAGCTCGAGGCCAACCCCTACGAGCCGCCCTACTACCACCCCGGATTCGAGGCGCCCGAGATCCGGTACCTGCTCGCCCGCCGTGCCGAGCTCGGCGGCGCGGTGCCCCAGCGGCGCAAGGAGCATGCCGCCGCCGTGCTTCCCGAGCCGAAGGCGTACGAGGTCGCCAAGCGCGGGTCGGGGAAGCAGCAGGCCGCCACCACGATGTCCTTCGTGCGGCTCCTCAAGGACCTCATGCGGGACAAGGGCTTCGGCCGGCGGATCGTGCCGATCGTTCCCGACGAGAGCCGCACGTTCGGCATGGACGCGTTCTTCCCCACCGCGAAGATCTACAACCCGGGCGGCCAGAACTACCTGTCCGTGGACCGTGACCTGGTCCTCGCATACAAGGAGTCGCCGGCCGGGCAGCTCATCCACCCCGGCATCAACGAGGCCGGTGCCGTCGCCGCGTTCACCGCCGCCGGGACCGCGTACGCCACCCACGGCGAGCCGCTCCTGCCGATCTACGTGTTCTACTCGATGTTCGGCTTCCAGCGCACCGGCGACTCGTTCTGGGCGGCCGGGGACCAGATGGCGCGCGGGTTCATCATCGGCGCCACCGCCGGGCGCACCACGCTCACGGGCGAGGGGCTCCAGCACGCCGACGGCCACTCCCCGCTCCTGGCGGCGACCAACCCCGCCGTTATGACCTACGACCCGGCGTACGGCTACGAGATCGGGCACATCGTGCGGGCGGGCATCGAGCGGATGTACGGCGCCGCTGGTACCCCCGGAACCACCGCAGATCCGAACGTCATGTACTACCTCACGGTGTACAACGAGCCGATCGTCCAGCCGGCCGAGCCGGAGGGCCTCGACGTCGACGCGCTGCTGAAGGGCATGTACCGGCTGCCGTCGGGTGGCGCGGGCGGAGCGGACGACGCCGCCTCGCGCCTCGCCGCCGATGCCCCGCGCGCGCAGCTGCTCGCCTCGGGCGTGGCCGTGCCGTGGGCGCTCGAGGCGCGCCGCATCCTCGCCGAGGACTGGGGTGTCGCGGCGGACGTGTGGAGCGTGACGAGCTGGACGGAGCTGCGCCGCGAGGGCCTCGCCGCCGAGGAGCAGGCGTTCCTGCACCCCGAGCTCGAGGCGCCGGCGCCCTTCGTGACCCAGCAGCTCGCGGGCACGTCCGGGCCGGTCGTGGCCGTCACGGACTACAACAAGTCCGTGCCGGACCAGATCCGCCAGTTCGTGCCGGGCGACTACGCGGTGCTCGGCGCCGACGGGTTCGGCTTCTCGGACACGCGAGCGGCTGCGCGCCGATTCTTCAAGATCGACGCGCACTCCGTGGTGGTCCGCACCCTGGCCGAGCTCGCCCGCCGCGGCGAGGTGCCGGCGTCGGCGGCGCGCGACGCGATCGGGAAGTACCGTCTGCTCGACGTGAACGCGGGAACGACCGGCGGCGCGGGCGGCGACAGCTGATATGGAGTGAGCTGCTGTCAAGTGGGCAGGGTGAGGCGCCGCCGGGAGGAGGTCCCGGCGGCGCCTCTGTGCTTCGCTGGAGGGGGTGGTCGGCGAGCGTGTCGTTGGCGACGCGCGGTCAGGCTGATATGCGCGGATTGGCTACCGCAGGACGGTGGTTCGGCTGGAGTCGGTCCGCGTGTCTAGGAGCGAACGTGGGCCCCCTC is a window encoding:
- the aceE gene encoding pyruvate dehydrogenase (acetyl-transferring), homodimeric type — translated: MDVLTGEPTQFLGARFHGAEFHGGGAALDRDPEETAEWIESFDSLVSEQGTERAQFMVKSILQRAGAQSVGVPMVHTTDYVNTIPADQEPAYPGDEEVERRYRAWMRWNAAVLVHRAQRPGVGVGGHISTYAGAATLYEVGFNHFFRGKDHPGGGDQVFFQGHASPGMYARAFMEGRLTEEDLDGFRQEKSREGHALSSYPHPRLMPEFWEFPTVSMGIGPMNAIYQAQSNRYLHNRGIKDTSDQHVWAFLGDGEMDEPESRGLLQLAANEALDNLTFVVNCNLQRLDGPVRGNGKVMQELEAFFRGAGWNVIKVVWGREWDSLLARDDNNQLVKIMNETPDGDYQTYKAENGAFVRDHFFGKTPETKELVADLTDEQIWNLKRGGHDYHKVYAAYRAAVEHKGQPTVILAKTVKGYGLGPHFEGRNATHQMKKLTLEDLKDFRDYLRIPITDEQLEANPYEPPYYHPGFEAPEIRYLLARRAELGGAVPQRRKEHAAAVLPEPKAYEVAKRGSGKQQAATTMSFVRLLKDLMRDKGFGRRIVPIVPDESRTFGMDAFFPTAKIYNPGGQNYLSVDRDLVLAYKESPAGQLIHPGINEAGAVAAFTAAGTAYATHGEPLLPIYVFYSMFGFQRTGDSFWAAGDQMARGFIIGATAGRTTLTGEGLQHADGHSPLLAATNPAVMTYDPAYGYEIGHIVRAGIERMYGAAGTPGTTADPNVMYYLTVYNEPIVQPAEPEGLDVDALLKGMYRLPSGGAGGADDAASRLAADAPRAQLLASGVAVPWALEARRILAEDWGVAADVWSVTSWTELRREGLAAEEQAFLHPELEAPAPFVTQQLAGTSGPVVAVTDYNKSVPDQIRQFVPGDYAVLGADGFGFSDTRAAARRFFKIDAHSVVVRTLAELARRGEVPASAARDAIGKYRLLDVNAGTTGGAGGDS